Proteins from a genomic interval of Salinarchaeum sp. Harcht-Bsk1:
- the merB gene encoding alkylmercury lyase, with protein sequence MAIDTADATTGIDPSTVELPDALGERFQRAFDLDRQPTSYGGWARAIAETFEAERDRSISTDDLCDTEASPHTATLDGETTHYVCVQDPIVVGLLADDPVTVESTPPTSDETVTIEFDGDGVTAVEPEGSLLSFGIAADVQAPPEITPEAMYGLVCPYGHAFPDDASYDEWAGETDAVTDVLSVSAGVSAMAALVEAAGMEGFK encoded by the coding sequence ATGGCGATCGACACGGCAGACGCGACGACTGGCATCGACCCCTCGACCGTCGAACTACCTGACGCCCTTGGCGAACGGTTCCAGCGCGCGTTCGACCTCGACCGGCAGCCGACGAGCTACGGTGGGTGGGCGAGAGCGATCGCGGAGACCTTCGAGGCGGAGCGAGATCGATCCATCTCGACCGACGACCTCTGTGACACCGAGGCGTCGCCGCACACCGCGACGCTCGACGGCGAGACGACCCACTACGTCTGCGTGCAGGACCCGATCGTGGTCGGGCTGCTCGCCGACGACCCCGTGACCGTCGAGAGCACGCCCCCGACGAGCGACGAGACGGTGACGATCGAGTTCGACGGCGACGGAGTGACCGCCGTCGAGCCCGAGGGTTCACTCCTTTCGTTCGGCATTGCTGCAGACGTGCAGGCGCCACCGGAGATCACTCCCGAAGCGATGTACGGCCTCGTGTGTCCGTACGGCCACGCGTTCCCGGACGACGCGAGCTACGACGAGTGGGCTGGGGAGACCGACGCCGTCACCGACGTCCTCTCGGTGTCCGCCGGCGTCTCGGCGATGGCTGCGCTGGTCGAGGCCGCCGGAATGGAGGGATTCAAGTAA
- a CDS encoding helix-turn-helix domain-containing protein yields the protein MDRDTVSNVTRSENEHRSEDERRSGDEHRSADGNQSGDGDQSDDEHRSAAEHRPNHQRSPATAGRPLDDEPDLSEAVVSIPLDRLGELGMETLYERCTSAGLRDFSELVCSGGGCILHVVTEEPLPADELQALPYVAWWERLREPADGPATSIGKLLPAADASAVDSPAEHGVAPTEHAIADGRLAISLVGDRADLADRVREYERAGSTPTIERLGAYDGASAPLDALTERQETVLRAAHERGYFEVPRKTTTAEIADALDLDDSTVAEHLQRAQRSIVDDLLAE from the coding sequence GTGGACCGTGACACCGTGAGCAACGTAACGCGATCGGAGAACGAGCACCGATCCGAAGACGAGCGTCGATCCGGGGACGAGCACCGATCCGCAGACGGGAACCAATCCGGGGACGGGGACCAATCCGACGACGAGCACCGATCCGCAGCCGAGCACCGACCGAATCACCAACGCTCGCCAGCGACCGCCGGCCGCCCACTCGACGACGAGCCAGACCTCAGCGAAGCCGTCGTCTCGATCCCGCTCGATCGGCTCGGGGAACTCGGGATGGAAACGCTCTACGAGCGTTGCACGTCGGCGGGGCTCCGTGACTTCTCGGAACTGGTCTGCTCGGGCGGTGGCTGCATCCTCCACGTCGTCACCGAGGAGCCGCTCCCCGCCGACGAACTCCAAGCACTCCCCTACGTCGCGTGGTGGGAACGGCTCCGAGAGCCGGCCGACGGGCCCGCGACCTCGATCGGCAAACTCCTCCCCGCCGCCGACGCGTCAGCGGTCGACTCGCCAGCCGAGCACGGGGTCGCACCGACCGAACACGCGATCGCGGACGGCCGTCTCGCGATCTCGCTCGTGGGCGATCGCGCCGATCTCGCGGATCGGGTCCGGGAGTACGAGCGCGCCGGCTCGACGCCGACGATCGAACGGCTCGGCGCCTACGACGGTGCCAGTGCGCCGCTCGACGCGCTGACGGAGCGCCAGGAGACTGTATTGCGAGCGGCGCACGAGCGCGGCTACTTCGAGGTTCCCCGGAAGACGACCACTGCCGAAATCGCCGACGCGCTCGATCTGGACGACTCGACCGTCGCCGAGCACCTCCAGCGCGCCCAGCGATCGATCGTCGACGACCTGCTCGCGGAGTAG